From one Acidobacteriota bacterium genomic stretch:
- the murD gene encoding UDP-N-acetylmuramoyl-L-alanine--D-glutamate ligase: MELKNKRVLVVGLGKSGIAAAMFLRRQGARVTVSDSRSAVALAKEIPALLEAGVMVESGGHGLLTFRRQDLIVISPGVPLDTPEVKQVIGYGMPVIGELELASRFLKGRVVAITGSNGKTTTTTLVGKILKDAGLPTLVGGNIGTPVIDLVPESTDETLDVLEVSSFQLETIGQFHPWIALVLNITPDHLDRHGSFENYAAMKTRITERQEAGDFLILNAEDKPTQMVAAKTKAQIFWFSPRRPIKQGAFVHGESIVFVSREGAKAEPIMPVAEIPLRGAHNVENVLAAVCAARLAGVPAETIRASVASFKAVEHRLEFVRCLQGVDYFNDSKATNVDAAIKAVEAFPSGIHLILGGKDKDSNYTLLSSLLRERVKAVYTIGSAAEKIERELKGVVKMVGAGTIDVAVREAHKAAVPGDVVLLAPACSSFDQFENYEHRGRTFRQIVNELS; encoded by the coding sequence ATGGAACTGAAGAACAAGCGCGTACTTGTCGTCGGGTTGGGGAAGTCGGGAATTGCGGCTGCGATGTTTCTGCGCCGCCAGGGAGCGCGGGTGACGGTCAGCGATTCGCGTAGCGCCGTGGCGCTGGCCAAGGAGATTCCCGCGCTGCTTGAGGCGGGCGTCATGGTTGAGAGCGGCGGACATGGACTGCTGACGTTCCGGCGCCAGGACCTGATCGTCATCTCGCCCGGTGTTCCGCTCGACACGCCTGAGGTGAAGCAGGTGATCGGCTACGGGATGCCGGTGATCGGCGAGCTTGAGCTGGCGAGCCGCTTCCTGAAGGGCCGCGTCGTCGCCATCACCGGATCGAACGGCAAGACGACGACGACGACGCTGGTGGGCAAGATTCTGAAGGACGCCGGCCTTCCGACGCTGGTGGGCGGCAACATCGGTACGCCGGTGATCGACCTTGTGCCCGAGAGTACAGACGAGACGCTCGATGTGCTCGAGGTCTCGAGCTTTCAGTTGGAGACGATCGGACAGTTCCATCCATGGATTGCCCTGGTGCTGAATATCACTCCCGATCACCTCGACCGTCACGGCAGCTTTGAGAACTACGCCGCGATGAAGACGCGCATCACCGAGCGGCAGGAGGCAGGCGACTTCCTCATCCTGAACGCTGAGGATAAGCCGACACAGATGGTGGCGGCGAAGACGAAGGCGCAGATCTTCTGGTTCAGCCCGCGGCGGCCGATCAAGCAGGGCGCGTTCGTCCACGGCGAGAGCATCGTCTTCGTTTCGCGCGAGGGTGCGAAGGCCGAGCCTATCATGCCGGTCGCGGAGATCCCTCTGCGCGGCGCGCACAACGTGGAGAACGTGCTGGCGGCGGTCTGCGCGGCGCGGCTGGCTGGAGTTCCGGCGGAGACGATCCGCGCCTCGGTGGCGAGTTTCAAGGCGGTTGAGCACAGGCTGGAGTTTGTGCGCTGCCTGCAAGGGGTCGATTACTTCAACGACTCGAAGGCGACCAACGTCGACGCGGCGATCAAGGCAGTCGAGGCGTTTCCCTCCGGTATTCATCTGATTCTCGGAGGCAAGGACAAGGACTCCAACTACACGCTTCTGAGCTCGCTGCTGCGCGAGAGGGTGAAGGCTGTTTACACGATTGGTTCGGCCGCGGAAAAGATTGAGCGCGAGTTGAAGGGAGTCGTGAAGATGGTGGGAGCGGGAACGATCGACGTGGCGGTGCGCGAGGCGCACAAAGCGGCCGTTCCCGGAGATGTTGTGCTGCTGGCCCCTGCCTGCTCGAGCTTCGATCAGTTTGAAAACTACGAACACCGTGGTCGAACCTTCCGGCAGATCGTGAACGAACTCAGCTAA
- the ftsW gene encoding putative lipid II flippase FtsW, whose translation MAKRVGVDKWLFGVVLLLVLFGLVMVFSTSAVMAKSSFGTPYYFMIRQGLWASAGLAALVLLMRVDYRHYNNQKFVYAAVGLTLILLVGVFGMHDSHNTHRWFRFGFASFQPSELAKPAIVLFLAYFLQSRIHKMDDWKGTVVKAALPPLVMVALIVKEPDLGTAIVCVAVTALMLYLAGMEIKYLAIGAVCASPVLYYLLFWVPWRRARMLAFINPEADPRGTGFHILQSLIAVGTGGLHGLGLMEGRQKLFYLPEPHTDFIFASVCEELGAIGAICVIGLFVALAYRGFRAAYLSTEPFARFLAFGITSTVLIQAFFNMSVVVALLPTKGITLPFISFGGTSLFVMLASMGVLLNVTREID comes from the coding sequence ATGGCGAAGCGTGTCGGGGTTGATAAGTGGCTGTTCGGGGTAGTGCTGTTGCTGGTGCTCTTCGGGCTGGTGATGGTCTTTTCCACCTCGGCTGTGATGGCCAAATCCAGCTTTGGAACACCGTATTACTTCATGATCCGCCAGGGGCTCTGGGCCAGTGCCGGGCTGGCTGCGCTTGTTCTGCTGATGCGCGTCGATTACCGCCACTATAACAATCAGAAGTTTGTCTATGCCGCTGTCGGCCTGACGTTGATCCTGCTCGTCGGCGTCTTTGGGATGCATGATTCGCACAATACGCATCGCTGGTTCCGGTTCGGATTTGCCAGTTTCCAACCCTCCGAGCTTGCAAAACCGGCGATCGTGCTCTTTCTCGCCTACTTTCTGCAGTCGCGCATCCACAAGATGGACGACTGGAAGGGAACAGTGGTGAAGGCGGCGCTTCCTCCACTGGTGATGGTTGCGTTGATTGTGAAGGAGCCTGATCTTGGGACTGCGATCGTCTGCGTCGCGGTGACCGCGCTGATGCTTTACCTCGCGGGGATGGAGATCAAGTATCTCGCTATCGGCGCTGTGTGCGCCTCGCCGGTGCTCTACTATCTGCTGTTCTGGGTGCCGTGGCGCAGGGCGCGCATGCTGGCATTCATCAATCCAGAGGCCGATCCGCGAGGAACGGGCTTTCATATTCTTCAATCGCTCATCGCTGTCGGTACCGGCGGTTTGCATGGTCTCGGCCTGATGGAGGGAAGACAGAAGCTCTTCTATCTTCCTGAGCCGCACACCGACTTCATCTTTGCCAGCGTGTGCGAAGAGCTGGGAGCGATCGGTGCAATCTGTGTGATTGGCTTGTTTGTCGCGCTTGCGTATCGCGGGTTTCGCGCGGCGTATCTTTCTACCGAGCCATTCGCACGATTCCTCGCCTTCGGGATTACCTCGACGGTGCTGATTCAGGCCTTTTTCAATATGAGTGTCGTTGTGGCGTTGTTACCGACCAAAGGCATCACGCTGCCATTCATCTCGTTTGGCGGAACCAGCTTGTTCGTGATGCTGGCGAGCATGGGCGTACTGCTGAACGTTACCCGCGAGATCGATTAG
- the murG gene encoding undecaprenyldiphospho-muramoylpentapeptide beta-N-acetylglucosaminyltransferase, whose amino-acid sequence MIAGGGTGGHVIPALAIARELRDAYGAEVRFVGTARGLETRLVPEAGFTLELIKVGQLKNVSFATRARTMLDLPLGVMHCVGLLRHFKPHVVVGVGGYASGPAMMAALLLRVPTLAFEPNAVPGLANRLVGKYVSAAAVNLPETTKYFRNAKVTGTPVRPEFFAIQPKAAGESKRLLVFGASQGARIFNETMPKIIERLLTQVPGLEVVHQTGARHGATTLAAYNELDVALHGVEVTMYLDDMAAQFAAADLILCRSGASSVAEVAAAGRAAVLVPFPQAADDHQRKNAEAFVSAGAAVMIVEAELTEERLLTTLVTLLKDDAGRSAMSAHARALAHPGAVAEIGRMVLGLKRR is encoded by the coding sequence CTGATTGCCGGCGGGGGCACGGGCGGCCACGTCATTCCCGCGCTGGCGATCGCGCGTGAGCTGCGTGATGCGTATGGTGCAGAGGTGCGGTTTGTAGGAACGGCTCGCGGTCTGGAGACTCGGCTGGTTCCCGAGGCCGGATTTACGCTGGAGCTGATCAAGGTGGGCCAGCTTAAGAATGTCAGCTTTGCGACCCGCGCGCGGACGATGCTCGATCTTCCACTGGGTGTAATGCACTGCGTTGGGCTGCTGCGTCATTTCAAGCCGCATGTGGTGGTTGGTGTGGGAGGCTATGCCTCTGGCCCAGCGATGATGGCGGCGCTTCTGCTAAGGGTGCCTACTCTTGCGTTTGAGCCGAATGCGGTTCCGGGTCTTGCGAACCGGCTTGTCGGTAAGTATGTCAGCGCGGCGGCGGTGAATCTGCCGGAGACGACGAAGTATTTTCGCAACGCGAAGGTGACGGGTACGCCGGTGCGGCCTGAGTTCTTTGCGATTCAACCAAAGGCAGCCGGTGAGTCGAAGCGGCTGCTGGTCTTTGGCGCCAGCCAGGGCGCGCGCATCTTCAACGAGACGATGCCGAAGATCATCGAGCGTCTTTTGACGCAGGTGCCAGGACTCGAGGTTGTGCATCAGACCGGTGCACGGCACGGTGCGACGACGCTTGCTGCCTACAACGAGCTTGATGTGGCGCTTCATGGTGTCGAGGTCACGATGTATCTGGACGACATGGCGGCGCAGTTTGCAGCCGCCGATCTGATACTTTGTCGCAGCGGCGCAAGCTCTGTCGCCGAGGTTGCTGCGGCGGGAAGGGCGGCGGTGCTGGTGCCGTTTCCGCAGGCTGCGGACGACCATCAAAGGAAGAATGCAGAGGCCTTCGTTAGTGCGGGTGCGGCGGTGATGATCGTCGAGGCTGAGCTGACTGAGGAGCGGTTGCTGACGACACTCGTCACTTTGCTGAAGGACGATGCAGGGCGTTCCGCGATGTCAGCCCATGCCCGGGCTCTCGCTCATCCGGGTGCGGTCGCAGAGATTGGCCGCATGGTTCTCGGCTTAAAACGACGTTAA
- a CDS encoding YXWGXW repeat-containing protein, producing the protein MNLSRRLRTALGTTALAGALLFAAPAVSHARVFVSVAIAPPVIPVYAQPAMPGYGYIWTPGYWAWTGDGYEWVDGAWVLPPYVGALWTPGYWGYAPGGYFWNAGYWGRSIGYYGGINYGFGYFGTGFYGGYWGGGRFWYNSCYNRFGPGWRSGYVYNRPYGGHFDGRPGGSSWVNRGNNNFAGNRGSYYNNRGNNFAENTRNGNFGWKNGGNNYSGANYQGNRGNATPTSVNRNNNGGFGQRPESTGGGNFGWKNGGNNSGAAYQGNSVNAAPTSVNRSNNGGFGQRPESNGGGNFGWKNGGNNGSVNNNTPHNFVMPSQGRAYSAPSESYGNRAYSAPSQSYSGNRGSFSGGNNGGFRGNSGGGGFSGGNRGSFGGGGGFHGGGGGGGFHGGGGGRR; encoded by the coding sequence ATGAACCTCTCCCGTCGTCTCCGCACAGCTCTCGGCACCACCGCTCTCGCAGGCGCTCTCTTGTTTGCGGCTCCTGCCGTGTCTCACGCGCGAGTCTTCGTCTCGGTGGCGATTGCTCCTCCGGTAATCCCTGTTTATGCGCAACCCGCTATGCCAGGCTACGGCTATATCTGGACCCCAGGTTACTGGGCGTGGACTGGTGATGGCTACGAGTGGGTGGATGGCGCCTGGGTGCTCCCGCCCTACGTCGGCGCTCTGTGGACCCCCGGCTACTGGGGCTACGCCCCTGGCGGCTACTTCTGGAACGCCGGCTATTGGGGCCGCTCCATCGGCTACTACGGTGGCATCAACTACGGCTTTGGCTACTTCGGAACCGGCTTCTACGGCGGATACTGGGGCGGCGGACGCTTCTGGTACAACAGCTGCTACAACCGCTTCGGCCCCGGATGGAGAAGCGGCTACGTCTATAACCGCCCCTACGGCGGCCACTTCGACGGACGACCCGGCGGCTCAAGCTGGGTAAACCGCGGCAACAACAACTTTGCCGGCAATCGCGGCTCGTACTACAACAACCGCGGCAACAACTTTGCCGAGAACACCCGCAATGGCAACTTCGGCTGGAAGAATGGCGGGAACAACTACTCCGGAGCTAATTACCAGGGCAACCGTGGCAATGCCACCCCCACATCGGTCAACCGCAACAATAACGGTGGCTTCGGCCAGCGGCCAGAATCTACCGGCGGAGGCAACTTCGGCTGGAAAAACGGCGGAAACAACTCTGGAGCCGCCTACCAAGGCAATAGCGTCAATGCCGCTCCTACTTCGGTCAACAGGAGCAACAACGGTGGCTTCGGCCAGCGGCCGGAATCTAACGGCGGAGGCAACTTCGGCTGGAAGAACGGCGGGAACAATGGCAGCGTGAACAACAACACGCCACATAACTTCGTGATGCCATCGCAGGGACGGGCCTACTCGGCGCCATCGGAGAGCTACGGGAACCGCGCCTACTCAGCGCCCAGCCAGAGCTACAGCGGTAACCGCGGCAGCTTTAGCGGTGGAAACAACGGCGGCTTCCGTGGCAATAGCGGAGGCGGCGGATTCAGCGGCGGCAACCGCGGCAGCTTCGGCGGCGGTGGTGGATTCCATGGCGGCGGAGGCGGTGGAGGCTTCCATGGTGGTGGCGGTGGACGTCGCTAA
- a CDS encoding UDP-N-acetylmuramate--L-alanine ligase, translated as MAVPVAPSGHFFFPPTQRIHFIGIGGIGMSGIAEILLTMGYPVSGSDLKRSPVTERLVAMGARVFEGHAAANVVASDVVVTSSAVSRDNPEVVEARGRKIPVIQRAEMLAELMRLKYGIAVAGMHGKTTTTSMVAAVLAAGGLDPTVVVGGRVNALGSNARLGNSQYLVAEADESDRSFLKLSPVLGIVTNLDREHMDCYRDMADVEDAFVQFMDRLPFYGAGTACVDNALLRAVLPRVRRRIYTYGESADADFRVTLLKKDGEGLARFEVSCKGERLGPFLLHVPGRHNVLNAAAAVAVGVQMGIAAEQIAAGLESFRGVDRRFQIKGVVRGVTVVDDYGHHPTEIVATLKAARECGYKRVLVLFQPHRFTRTRDLMAEFASAFGDADRVKVLDIYAASEAPISGVTAEALVKAIGREGVAYAASALEAVEALAREAHEGDVILTLGAGSVSQAGAMLLERLEG; from the coding sequence ATGGCTGTTCCTGTCGCTCCCTCAGGTCATTTTTTCTTTCCGCCAACGCAGCGGATTCACTTTATTGGCATTGGCGGTATTGGTATGAGCGGGATCGCGGAGATCCTGCTGACGATGGGGTATCCGGTCTCCGGCAGCGACCTGAAGCGGTCGCCGGTGACGGAGCGACTGGTGGCGATGGGGGCGCGGGTCTTTGAGGGGCACGCGGCGGCAAATGTGGTTGCCAGCGATGTTGTGGTGACGAGTTCAGCCGTGAGCAGGGACAACCCTGAGGTGGTGGAGGCACGGGGGCGGAAGATTCCCGTAATCCAGCGGGCGGAGATGCTGGCCGAGTTGATGCGGCTGAAATACGGCATCGCGGTGGCCGGAATGCATGGCAAGACGACGACGACGAGCATGGTTGCGGCGGTGCTGGCGGCGGGCGGACTCGACCCTACGGTGGTTGTGGGGGGGAGGGTGAATGCTCTGGGATCGAATGCGCGACTGGGGAACTCGCAGTACCTGGTGGCGGAGGCAGACGAGAGCGATCGCAGCTTTCTGAAGCTGTCGCCGGTGCTGGGGATCGTAACGAATCTTGACCGCGAGCATATGGACTGTTACCGCGACATGGCGGATGTCGAAGATGCGTTTGTCCAGTTTATGGACCGTCTGCCGTTTTATGGAGCAGGGACGGCATGCGTGGACAACGCGCTGCTGCGAGCGGTTCTGCCGAGGGTGAGGCGCAGAATTTATACCTATGGCGAGAGCGCGGACGCGGACTTCAGGGTGACGCTGCTCAAGAAGGATGGGGAAGGGCTTGCGCGGTTCGAGGTGAGCTGCAAGGGTGAAAGACTGGGACCGTTTTTGCTGCATGTGCCGGGTCGGCACAATGTGCTGAATGCAGCTGCCGCAGTTGCGGTGGGCGTACAGATGGGGATTGCAGCGGAACAGATTGCGGCGGGGCTGGAGAGCTTTCGCGGGGTCGACCGGCGCTTTCAGATTAAGGGCGTTGTGCGCGGCGTGACGGTAGTGGACGACTACGGGCATCACCCGACGGAGATTGTGGCGACGTTGAAGGCGGCGCGCGAGTGCGGTTACAAGCGGGTGCTGGTGCTGTTTCAGCCGCACCGCTTTACGCGGACGCGCGATCTGATGGCGGAGTTCGCGTCTGCCTTTGGCGATGCCGACCGCGTGAAGGTGCTGGACATCTACGCTGCGAGTGAAGCGCCGATTTCGGGCGTGACGGCCGAGGCACTGGTGAAGGCGATCGGGCGTGAGGGGGTTGCGTATGCTGCTTCGGCGCTGGAGGCGGTGGAGGCTTTGGCGCGCGAGGCTCATGAGGGAGATGTGATTCTTACGTTGGGGGCGGGCAGTGTGTCGCAGGCCGGGGCGATGTTGCTGGAGCGGCTTGAGGGATAA
- a CDS encoding FtsQ-type POTRA domain-containing protein, whose protein sequence is MASRKKPAAPDRTMRRDFSEFDEDEFDEPPPSRRRQAGVKLRLRGGLPKSLSGKMGVLAALLVLAGLCMAAAMVARTAILHDDRFVIPSSSSIEVEGNSRVTRAQLLTVFGEDIERNIFRVPLAERKAELEQLPWVEHATVMRLLPNRLRISIIERTPVAFVRQGNRIGLVDGNGVLLNMPTDVQANTHYSFPVVTGLAANDPISMRAARMKLYDRFTHDLDSSGEKLSQNLSEVDLSNPEDVRAIVADKGGDVMVHFGEDNFLGRYRKFEEHLPEWRSQYPRLSSVDMRYERQVVLEMQKGSTAPAATPAVTGTLPPVEPAQIAKPAVKPQAAPIQHPAPVKKPAAKSKPKAAAKSAAATRSSATKTAATKTIPAKSAATVQQRPASGNGESFWVHPKKESTKGLTPAEQGSGTEFKFHPPQVVHR, encoded by the coding sequence ATGGCCTCACGCAAGAAGCCTGCTGCGCCGGACAGGACGATGCGCAGGGATTTTTCCGAATTTGACGAGGATGAGTTCGACGAACCTCCGCCATCGCGGCGGCGTCAGGCCGGAGTAAAGCTGCGCCTGCGGGGCGGTCTGCCCAAATCGTTAAGCGGAAAGATGGGAGTTCTGGCTGCGCTCCTTGTGCTCGCAGGACTGTGCATGGCGGCTGCCATGGTGGCCAGGACGGCAATTCTGCACGACGACAGGTTCGTGATTCCATCCTCCTCGTCGATTGAGGTTGAGGGAAATTCACGTGTCACGCGGGCCCAGTTACTGACGGTCTTTGGCGAGGACATCGAGCGCAATATCTTTCGTGTGCCTCTGGCGGAGCGCAAGGCGGAGCTGGAGCAGCTTCCCTGGGTCGAGCACGCTACCGTGATGCGGTTGCTGCCGAACCGGCTGCGGATATCGATCATCGAGCGCACCCCGGTGGCCTTCGTGCGGCAGGGAAATCGTATCGGTCTCGTGGACGGCAATGGCGTGTTGCTGAATATGCCGACCGACGTGCAGGCGAACACGCATTACTCGTTTCCGGTCGTGACGGGCCTGGCGGCGAACGATCCGATCTCGATGCGCGCGGCGAGGATGAAGCTGTATGACCGTTTCACACACGACCTGGACTCGTCGGGCGAGAAGCTCTCGCAGAACCTGAGCGAGGTGGATCTGTCGAACCCGGAGGATGTCCGGGCGATCGTCGCAGACAAAGGCGGCGATGTGATGGTCCACTTTGGCGAAGACAACTTCCTGGGCAGGTACAGGAAGTTTGAGGAGCACCTGCCGGAGTGGAGATCGCAGTATCCGCGCCTGAGTTCGGTGGATATGCGGTACGAGCGGCAGGTTGTGCTGGAGATGCAGAAGGGAAGCACCGCTCCTGCTGCAACACCGGCGGTGACTGGAACCCTGCCGCCTGTTGAACCTGCGCAGATAGCAAAACCAGCGGTAAAGCCACAGGCCGCTCCCATCCAGCATCCAGCGCCGGTGAAGAAGCCGGCGGCAAAGTCGAAGCCGAAGGCCGCAGCCAAGAGCGCGGCCGCAACACGATCGTCTGCAACGAAGACGGCAGCAACGAAAACAATTCCGGCGAAGAGCGCTGCCACAGTGCAGCAGAGGCCGGCAAGCGGAAATGGA